One window of the Paenibacillus beijingensis genome contains the following:
- a CDS encoding protein phosphatase 2C domain-containing protein yields the protein METISLQGTGEWNEDAFVAEERLGMYGVLDGATSLRPYRGDGGETGGYLASHGIKHYFESLEPAEAAQKELAELAVEANEFLGRKMAEAGIDLTDKTSLWTSCLAIVRIHDKYIEYVQAGDCMIIAFYTDGNIRVLTRDQVEAIDKRSMKAWQDGASQGITSREQLWEKVKPTILQNKYGMNTLDGYSVLSGEPELAELLEYGRINRIRLRSLLMITDGLFLPREKDDAPRSEMELLGRRIEEDGLSAYAHWLLETERQDPECRKYPRFKVSDDKTGIYIDFGQ from the coding sequence GTGGAGACGATATCGCTGCAGGGAACGGGCGAGTGGAACGAGGACGCCTTTGTCGCCGAAGAGCGGCTCGGGATGTACGGGGTACTTGATGGAGCAACCTCGCTGCGTCCATACCGCGGAGACGGGGGCGAAACGGGCGGCTATCTGGCATCGCATGGGATCAAGCATTATTTTGAGTCGCTCGAACCGGCCGAAGCAGCCCAAAAAGAGCTGGCGGAGCTGGCCGTAGAAGCGAACGAGTTTCTCGGACGCAAAATGGCCGAAGCGGGCATTGACCTCACCGATAAAACGTCCCTGTGGACAAGCTGTTTGGCCATCGTTCGCATTCATGACAAATATATCGAATACGTGCAGGCGGGCGACTGCATGATCATCGCTTTTTATACGGACGGAAACATCAGAGTGCTGACCCGCGATCAGGTGGAAGCGATCGACAAGCGCTCCATGAAAGCGTGGCAGGACGGCGCCAGTCAAGGCATCACATCGCGCGAGCAGCTGTGGGAGAAGGTCAAGCCGACGATTTTGCAAAACAAATACGGCATGAATACGCTCGACGGCTACTCCGTGCTGAGCGGCGAACCCGAGCTTGCCGAGCTGCTGGAATATGGCCGGATCAACCGGATTCGGCTGCGGTCGCTGCTCATGATAACGGACGGTCTTTTTTTGCCGAGAGAAAAGGACGATGCCCCTCGCAGCGAGATGGAGCTTCTTGGCCGCCGGATCGAGGAAGACGGGCTGTCCGCTTACGCGCACTGGCTGCTCGAAACCGAGCGGCAGGACCCCGAATGCCGGAAGTATCCCCGCTTCAAAGTGTCGGACGACAAAACGGGCATTTATATCGATTTCGGCCAATAA
- a CDS encoding aromatic ring-hydroxylating oxygenase subunit alpha: MKTENTTATPELQLPRDCTFLPEDWHVLAQYWYPIAQASEVADKPVGVKLLDVKLVCYRSNGKVVVARDLCFHRGAPLSKGWVENGEIVCPYHGFRYNCEGACTAVPAHPDAKISPKLKLIVYPAVERYGLIWTSLAATEENIPALPGWDDPDYVNVLVPSFDIAGSAGRQMEGFLDVSHFAHVHTKSFADPNNAYVPQYKVKREGNELLAEYWSTVSNYAVGSANKAPEGFQWLREFRVFPPFAARLTVHFPDDGKLMILNCASPVSARYTRLFCPITRNFDKHVPEEDTIKFNLQIFREDADMVEAQTPEDLPLDLQAEAHIPADRTSIAYRQLLTDLGLGRSYTS; this comes from the coding sequence ATGAAAACCGAAAATACAACTGCAACACCTGAACTTCAATTGCCGCGCGACTGCACCTTTCTGCCGGAAGATTGGCACGTGCTGGCCCAATACTGGTATCCGATCGCGCAAGCAAGCGAAGTGGCCGACAAACCGGTTGGCGTCAAGCTGCTTGATGTCAAACTTGTATGCTACCGCAGCAATGGAAAGGTCGTCGTTGCCCGCGACCTCTGCTTCCATCGCGGCGCACCCTTAAGCAAGGGCTGGGTGGAGAACGGAGAAATCGTTTGTCCTTATCATGGCTTCCGCTATAACTGCGAAGGCGCCTGCACGGCTGTTCCGGCGCACCCGGATGCGAAGATTTCACCGAAGCTGAAACTGATCGTCTATCCGGCCGTTGAACGGTACGGCCTCATCTGGACTTCCCTTGCAGCAACGGAAGAAAATATTCCGGCATTGCCCGGCTGGGATGACCCGGACTATGTCAACGTACTGGTGCCAAGCTTCGACATTGCCGGTTCGGCAGGACGTCAAATGGAAGGATTTCTGGACGTATCGCACTTCGCTCATGTACACACGAAATCATTTGCGGATCCGAACAACGCTTACGTTCCCCAGTATAAAGTGAAGCGCGAGGGCAACGAGCTCCTGGCCGAATACTGGAGCACCGTCAGCAATTATGCGGTCGGATCTGCGAACAAAGCACCGGAAGGCTTCCAGTGGCTCCGTGAATTCCGTGTGTTCCCGCCGTTTGCAGCGAGACTTACGGTACATTTTCCGGATGACGGCAAGCTGATGATTTTGAACTGTGCGTCCCCGGTATCGGCCCGCTACACCCGGCTGTTCTGCCCGATTACGCGCAATTTCGATAAGCACGTGCCCGAAGAGGACACGATCAAGTTCAATTTGCAAATCTTCAGGGAAGACGCGGATATGGTCGAAGCGCAGACGCCGGAAGACCTTCCGCTTGATCTGCAGGCGGAAGCGCATATTCCGGCAGACCGCACCTCCATTGCGTATAGACAGCTCCTTACCGACCTGGGACTGGGCCGGTCGTATACATCCTAA
- a CDS encoding extracellular solute-binding protein, with protein MKRIIRFGIVLTLLGAGATGIVLTQNNNGDDRASEPLNPAAITLWVYSGGWQEYADAYNKDHPDVEVNIRKFSSYEQLLVELLASISAGDAPEIAEVDSRFGISQLAQSGQAIAVENGRADHSQISLLERTFRDAFGFSGQIWAAPVGGALPMIYYREEVRTYAGIGAADFQDWHELTDASTHESQMTEKKYGKGGAAIAVDADIPWYAVNMSASAESPGTNGMFAELWTRWTQEAGMMEPLQHEKAVSDFINGKAQVLIASSEKLGMIEKYIGGKFAYHMQRFPQVEQTGVIPDVHALMLFSSEPAKQEAARSFAGYMQGAEAQKLVWTNSSLIPARPDITQSLTASDERSRLILDSVRLFVSQMPSPDDQSQWQKMNDVFIRMELDGRR; from the coding sequence ATGAAGCGGATCATACGGTTTGGCATCGTGCTGACGCTGCTCGGCGCGGGAGCGACGGGCATCGTCTTGACGCAGAATAACAACGGTGATGACCGTGCGTCAGAGCCGCTCAATCCCGCTGCCATTACGCTGTGGGTATACAGCGGCGGCTGGCAGGAGTACGCCGATGCATACAACAAAGATCATCCGGACGTGGAAGTAAACATCCGCAAATTTTCTTCCTACGAACAATTGCTGGTGGAGCTGCTCGCGTCCATATCGGCCGGCGATGCCCCCGAGATTGCCGAAGTCGACAGCCGGTTCGGCATCTCCCAGCTGGCTCAGAGCGGGCAAGCGATCGCCGTCGAAAACGGAAGGGCGGACCACTCACAGATATCGCTGCTGGAGCGGACATTCAGGGACGCCTTCGGCTTCAGCGGGCAAATATGGGCGGCTCCGGTTGGGGGTGCGCTTCCGATGATCTATTACCGGGAAGAAGTACGCACCTATGCCGGAATCGGCGCAGCCGATTTCCAGGATTGGCATGAGCTTACGGATGCAAGTACGCATGAAAGCCAGATGACGGAAAAAAAGTACGGCAAAGGGGGCGCGGCAATTGCCGTTGACGCCGACATTCCCTGGTATGCGGTCAACATGTCCGCTTCCGCGGAGTCGCCTGGCACAAACGGGATGTTCGCGGAACTGTGGACAAGATGGACGCAGGAAGCCGGAATGATGGAGCCGCTTCAGCACGAAAAAGCGGTCAGCGATTTTATTAACGGCAAGGCGCAGGTGCTGATCGCATCATCGGAGAAATTGGGTATGATCGAGAAATATATCGGCGGGAAATTCGCTTATCATATGCAGCGGTTTCCGCAGGTGGAACAAACGGGCGTCATTCCCGACGTCCACGCATTGATGCTGTTTTCCTCCGAGCCGGCCAAACAGGAAGCGGCGCGCAGCTTCGCGGGGTATATGCAGGGAGCCGAGGCCCAGAAGCTTGTGTGGACGAACTCGAGTCTAATCCCCGCCCGCCCGGATATTACCCAGTCGCTGACGGCCTCGGACGAGAGAAGCCGGTTGATTTTGGACTCGGTACGGCTGTTTGTCTCCCAAATGCCTTCGCCGGACGATCAATCGCAGTGGCAGAAGATGAACGACGTTTTTATCCGGATGGAGCTGGACGGACGGAGGTAA
- a CDS encoding ABC transporter permease gives MQNPAVEARRPSRLSFLGLGRGKRDFWSWVTLISFLFWIAFVVYPLFSLLFNSFFNAEGKLTLANYAHFFKLKYYYMALWNSVKISALTTVFSVLIGVPLAYAVTRYNIPFKGAIRILVIMSLLSPPFIGAYSWILMLGNNGFITRFLHEFGIPFQSVYGWKGIVFVFTLQLYPHIFLYVSGALRTIDTSLEEAAESLGRSSFHRFLTITLPLIFPTLSAGALMVFMTSFADFGTPMLLGQGFKTLPILAYEQFISETGGNPAMASTLSVILITCSTLILFGQRYLVSRKTYTMSGMRTPKEQQLKALPRIVVTCAVLVVAFVSVIPQITVFVTSFLKTKGPVFHSGFSLDSYREVLYRVPKAIMNTYGLSLVSIVIMIVMGMLVSYVLVRRKSKLSALLDGLLMVPYVMPGTVLGISLIIAFNKPPLVLTGTWIILVVAYVVRKLPYTIRSSTAILYQLDKSVEEASISLGVPPMKTFFKTTGRLMAPGVLSGGILSWITSINELSSTLVLYVGATATISVTIYSEVFTSSYGTAAALASILTLSTLVSLLIANKLGGKGLQL, from the coding sequence GTGCAAAATCCAGCCGTTGAAGCCCGGCGGCCCAGCAGGCTTTCCTTTCTTGGACTTGGAAGGGGCAAGCGTGATTTTTGGTCATGGGTGACGCTGATCTCCTTTTTGTTCTGGATCGCTTTCGTCGTCTATCCGTTGTTCTCGCTGCTTTTCAACAGCTTCTTCAACGCGGAGGGCAAGCTGACGCTGGCCAACTACGCCCATTTTTTCAAGCTGAAATATTATTATATGGCACTGTGGAACAGCGTTAAAATATCGGCATTGACGACGGTGTTTTCGGTTTTGATCGGCGTCCCGCTCGCATACGCGGTTACCCGTTACAACATCCCGTTCAAAGGCGCGATTCGTATTCTCGTTATTATGTCGCTCCTGTCGCCGCCGTTCATCGGGGCTTACTCCTGGATCTTGATGCTTGGGAACAACGGATTCATCACCCGTTTTCTGCATGAATTCGGCATCCCGTTCCAATCCGTTTACGGCTGGAAGGGTATTGTGTTCGTCTTCACGCTTCAGCTGTACCCGCATATTTTCCTATATGTTTCCGGGGCGCTGAGAACGATCGATACATCGCTTGAAGAAGCGGCCGAAAGCTTGGGGCGCTCTTCATTCCACCGGTTCCTGACCATCACGCTGCCGCTTATTTTTCCGACGCTTTCGGCCGGGGCACTGATGGTGTTCATGACATCGTTCGCCGATTTCGGCACGCCGATGCTGCTCGGACAAGGCTTCAAGACGCTGCCGATTCTCGCTTACGAGCAGTTCATCAGCGAAACGGGCGGCAATCCGGCCATGGCCAGCACGCTCAGCGTCATTCTCATCACCTGTTCAACGCTCATTTTGTTCGGACAGAGATATCTCGTATCCCGCAAAACGTACACGATGAGCGGGATGCGCACGCCGAAGGAGCAGCAGCTTAAGGCGCTGCCGCGCATTGTTGTAACCTGTGCGGTGCTGGTTGTCGCCTTCGTATCCGTCATTCCGCAGATCACCGTTTTCGTCACGTCATTCCTGAAGACGAAGGGGCCGGTATTTCATTCCGGTTTCAGCCTGGATAGCTACAGGGAAGTGCTGTACCGCGTACCGAAGGCGATCATGAACACGTACGGCTTATCGCTTGTCTCCATCGTCATTATGATTGTAATGGGCATGCTCGTCTCGTACGTATTGGTTCGCCGCAAATCGAAGCTGAGCGCGCTGCTTGACGGGTTGCTCATGGTTCCTTATGTCATGCCGGGCACCGTGCTCGGGATCAGCCTCATTATCGCGTTCAACAAGCCGCCGCTTGTCCTGACCGGAACTTGGATTATTCTTGTCGTCGCGTACGTCGTCCGCAAGCTTCCTTATACGATCCGTTCGAGTACGGCGATATTGTATCAGCTAGATAAAAGCGTGGAGGAAGCTTCGATCAGTCTCGGCGTTCCGCCGATGAAAACCTTTTTCAAGACAACCGGCAGATTGATGGCTCCGGGCGTATTGTCCGGCGGCATACTGAGCTGGATTACGTCGATCAATGAGCTGAGCTCCACGCTTGTACTCTATGTCGGTGCGACGGCAACCATTTCGGTTACGATTTACAGTGAAGTGTTTACGTCCAGCTACGGGACGGCTGCGGCACTCGCTTCCATACTGACGCTTTCGACGCTTGTGTCCCTCTTGATCGCCAACAAATTGGGCGGAAAAGGACTGCAGCTTTAG